GTGCCAGTTTATAACGAGGTCCACTTGGGATTAGGTGGAACTGTCACCAAAATTAGTTGTGATGAGCTTTGATGTTCAACAGATATCCCTTCAGTTTTCGTATGCTGTCTCCCATCACATTTGAACCCAGGCTAATGATGTCTTGTCCTCTAATTCTAGTCCTGTTGATAGTTAGTTGGCTTTTGGTTAGTTGGATACGAAACGCAGATTTGGCTGCGTAAACTGGTGGTCTTCAAGTAAAAGGGGCCGGTGTAGCATGTAATAGGGTGTGACTCCCTGGAAGTATGTCAGTGACAGCCAGGCCAACCTTTAGAGGCTAGTGTGAAGGTTGAGTGGAGAGCCTGGGGGCGAGCCATTGACTGTCTGGTtgagcaggggagagggagttCAGGAATGTGCCAACGAGGACTGCAAATATCCCTCATGCCTCAATCCCCTGTGCACCATCAACTGTTTCCCCAAAATATCCACACCTACCCCAACAGCCTCGCCCTGCCCTAGAGTCCCCTTCCCTCCCAGTCCTCACACAAAAACACACTTACCAGGGTTCCAGTTTCGGCGTTGAGCATGTAGGAGGAGTTGAAGAACTTGGGGCTGGTCTTGGGGTCATCGGGGATCTCCTCCTTGTTGCGGAACCACTGGTATTGAGACTTGGGGAAACCTTCATCCTCCACACAGCGGAGCTCCGCCGCCTTCCCCACAGGCACCGATTTGGGGACAGCACATTTCGGCACCACTGGCTTCACTGTGGACACAAACACATATTCAGCAATGGCAACATTCAGCATCTGAACGTGTCAAATTAGCACAACCCATGATACACATTCGGTTATAGTTACTTGGCCAATGAATGACCTCTGAGAATGGGTACGCGTCTTTTGCCCCGTGCCAAACCCTGTCAACTAAACACACGGCACTTTCCATCTTTAGCGATGCTATTTAGCGGGGATGCAGTTTCAGAGGTTTCCCTATATAGCCCAGAACACGCCTTTGCGGCAGGGACAGGCCAGTCACAACGCATCCTCATACGTGTGCCAAAGAGTTGGCCTGACCTACAAAAAAGTTTCAGCTTACAGCATTGAAAGTAGTAACCTCTGAGGCTGTTTTTCGGGACAATGAGTGTTCATTGTGTTTTGTATGTTATGAAGCATACCTTCCAAAAGCAACAAGGTTTAAGACTAAGAGCAAATATTTTGGCAGTGAAATTATGAGATGCATTAAAGAACTGCATTGCAAATGACTTGGCAAACATGCAATTTCAGCTAGGTAGTGGCAATTCTTCCTTCCCCAAACATGCCATTTCAGTCATAGCCACAGGGTGATGTATCTTTGTGTTGGTGTAAAGTCTTAAATTTGTTCTGGCTTCAATATTATACCACAGTTTACTTTGGTAATACAACTAATACTGTGATTATGGTGCAAAAAGCTAGTGGTGTGTTGAGTAGATGTGAGTTGAAGTGGCTGATATACCTACCTCTTATGACAAGGTTGATCAAAATCTCATCAAAGGTTTTCTGGTCAATTGGGGCGGTGACTTCGCAACGATAACTGGCTGAGTCTGATCTTGTAGCATTGGTTATCACTAATGTTGCAGGCTCTCTGATCCTTGCTCTGCCCTCCAAATCTCCTgcaggagaaaaaaaaacacactttAAGTTCCCGCTGATTTAATACAGACATTGATGAGTATAGAACAGAATGTAATTCCCTTATTAGTCAGAGCTGCTGTTTGTAAAGCAGGAATGATTTGTTTCTGCAAGATGATCAGATATTTTTTTTGTCACTTTGATATTGATATTAGTGAAGATGATATTGAGAAAGCACTCAGTTGAGTATGTTACCTGAGATCTTCTTCTCAAAGTAGACATAACTGGGCTCCCCATCCTTAATTTTCTTCCATTCGATTCTGGGGTCGTTTGTGGAGATGGACTCTATCAAACAGGACAATTCGATAGCTACCAGACGAGAAGAGAGGAAATTAGATGCAAGGCTTTCAAAATGAAGAACCAAAGGATTGATGTTGTTTGGTGGTTCTGGTTCTTTAGTGTCAAGTCAAAGTCAAGCACATCGTTGTATTCATTACGACATCTCTATTGGCTCTTACATTCAAACTCGTTGGCCCATGGCGCATCATTCGTTGTTTTCAGAATCACTGCCAACACGTTGAAGTAACCTGCAAaacaggaaagaggaggaagaaacATAAGTCTCACAGTCACACAAACTTTGCCATCACACTGATGATCTCACAAACTACGTGCGAGCTGTGCCTGTTTGCCGGGCTATGGTTGGTGAGCTCGCTGTTACGCCCCCATTAAGGTTGTTTCTAACCAGTTAGCTCATCCAAAATTCCAGAAACTAAATGAACATCAATCCCCTCGCTCCCAGTCTACCACCCCACTCAGACGCATTCTTCATTCTTCCCTGTGTACATGGCCTGGATCTGTTACCTTCCATTTTTAGTCTGGCGGGGCGAACCGACGTGGACTTAAGGGGGGGCACAGTTTCTACGCACTGTGAGTAATTGTGCAGGGAGGCGCATGCCCTTCTCGGCGCGAGCTCTCCCATGCCAGTGGCAGCCTAGCAGCCTGCccggcccatctctctctctccctctctgggccTGACGCGAGTGCCCATGTGGCAGTAATGGGCCATGGGAGTGGGTACTGCTGAATCATCCCGACAGGCCATTCCTCCACACATGCATACCAACCCAGTCACACAACCATGAATAGTCTCCCTGAGACTCAGATGATGCTTAGGCTCAAGTAGCTGCTGGTCAGGGTCACAGAGGCTTGGTCAGTTAGCTCGAGTGAACTGCATGTCAGTGTGAATGAATGTCCTACTAGGGATAGTTAACCCAAATTACAAAtggacatattggtttccttaacctgtagggccgggacgataccagtatcactATATTTTTTCCATGGAAAAAAATGCAAACATGAAGCAGACCTTACTCTTTGGTCTGTTAAAAACCTCCTATATGAATAATATTGTTTGCtctagcttggaaaataaatacatgtgactctggatgacaacataatgctTGTTttcaacattagggctgtttttcaAAAAAAGTTCAATCTGCTTCGTGTTTTatttccttgccacgatactaacgAGTATCGCGATACTGGTATTGTCCCGGCCCtagtaagcagtctatggacaaggtatgccagcaatccatgctttggtttagtttccctggcactgtttccaaatTCCATTCAGGACATGGTACCGATATTAGTAGTTTTTCACGCATCGTATTCAAATCATTTGTAAGTGACTTTGTGGAGCTTTACTATCA
The Oncorhynchus keta strain PuntledgeMale-10-30-2019 chromosome 11, Oket_V2, whole genome shotgun sequence genome window above contains:
- the LOC118389970 gene encoding junctional adhesion molecule 3B-like; protein product: MYGQTEHCIDSKMALTRLACILVLLSTHCYFNVLAVILKTTNDAPWANEFESIELSCLIESISTNDPRIEWKKIKDGEPSYVYFEKKISGDLEGRARIREPATLVITNATRSDSASYRCEVTAPIDQKTFDEILINLVIRVKPVVPKCAVPKSVPVGKAAELRCVEDEGFPKSQYQWFRNKEEIPDDPKTSPKFFNSSYMLNAETGTLKFSAVRKDDSGEYFCRAKNDAGHSECGPQTMEVYNINIAGIILGVLVVVVVLLCITVGICCAYKRGYFVSQKQTGNNYKAPAKGDGVDYVRTEDEGDFRHKSSFVI